A section of the Suncus etruscus isolate mSunEtr1 chromosome X, mSunEtr1.pri.cur, whole genome shotgun sequence genome encodes:
- the LOC125998683 gene encoding LOW QUALITY PROTEIN: la-related protein 4B-like (The sequence of the model RefSeq protein was modified relative to this genomic sequence to represent the inferred CDS: inserted 2 bases in 2 codons; substituted 2 bases at 2 genomic stop codons): protein MTSDQDAKLQGQHVQEGKGGVHLMNGPTSQTTPQTSPIPALGQVPTAKVSELNPNAKVWGTHMFHLEASSAADGGVNAVWEDSAHHADPGQDGLDANGNGGKSCEYAALPDLQDADQAVMSTVAVDHXEHGSAIEDSETGGNESQTENQEDPXEVFKKTLEFCLFRENLASDMYLISQMDIDQYVPITTVANLDHIKKLSTDLDLIVEVLRSLPLVQVDEKGEKVRPNXNHCIVILHEISESTPVEVEALFKEDNLPKFINCEFAYNDNWFITFETEDDAQQSYKYLQEEVKTFQGKPIKAQIKAKAIAINTFLPKNGFRPLDMSLYAHQCYMASFYLPPVYSPQQHFPLYSLIASLTWSATHSYLDPLLVTPFPSTGFIKGFTSPTFKPAASPLTSLRQYPPRSIKREEKFTRGQAQSPTPPKPPSPSFKLGLSNSPALPGAAGHLKMEDLFENRLSGLLIGSSKERSLSAEAGASTISTATPGEPLVPTSCAMSATYEHAPSPACSPEDPNVLEKPRKPQXVDRLSSALMTTVSKSVQVNGTATELQKPSCTEICQRTSREPSSPLPDPKEQKPPSAGCGKEEKLTETELPASKSHPGPLRDQRRPLGRQPSPLAAGKHSH from the exons ATGACTTCTGATCAGGACGCTAAACTGCAGGGCCAACACGTCCAGGAAGGGAAAGGCGGGGTTCATCTGATGAATGGTCCTACATCTCAAACCACTCCTCAGACAAGTCCCATCCCAGCTTTGGGTCAGGTACCAACTGCCAAGGTTTCAGAGCTAAACCCAAATGCAAAAGTATGGGGAACACACATGTTCCATTTGGAGGCGAGTAGTGCAGCGGATGGTGGTGTGAATGCAGTGTGGGAGGACTCAGCCCACCATGCAGACCCTGGCCAGGATGGCTTGGATGCCAATGGTAATGGGGGCAAGAGCTGTGAGTATGCAGCATTACCAGATTTACAGGATGCGGACCAAGCGGTGATGAGCACTGTGGCCGTGGATCACTGAGAGCATGGATCTGCAATTGAAGACAGTGAGACAGGAGGAAATGAATCACAAACAGAAAACCAGGAAGACCCCTGAGAAGTATTTAAGAAGACATTGGAATTCTGCTTATTTAGGGAGAACCTGGCTAGTGACATGTACCTCATATCACAGATGGACATTGACCAGTACGTGCCAATCACAACAGTGGCTAACCTGGACCACATCAAGAAGCTCAGTACTGATCTGGACTTAATTGTCGAGGTGCTGAGATCTTTACCTTTAGTTCAAGTAGacgagaaaggagaaaaagtcagGCCAA CAAATCATTGCATAGTGATATTACATGAAATATCTGAATCCACCCCAGTAGAAGTAGAAGCattatttaaagaagataatTTACCAAAATTTATAAACTGTGAATTTGCCTATAATGATAATTGGTTCATCACATTTGAAACGGAAGATGATGCACAGCAGTCTTACAAATATCTTCAAGAAGAAGTCAAGACTTTTCAAGGAAAACCAATTAAGGCTCAGATAAAGGCAAAGGCAATAGCTATAAACACATTTTTGCCAAAGAATGGATTCAGACCGCTAGACATGAGCCTTTATGCACATCAGTGCTACATGGCCTCCTTCTACTTACCTCCAGTGTACAGCCCCCAGCAGCATTTTCCTCTCTACAGCCTAATTGCCTCTCTCACCTGGTCTGCCACACACAGTTATCTCGACCCCCTACTGGTGACTCCATTTCCAAGTACTGGGTTTATAAAGGGGTTTACGTCTCCAACCTTCAAACCTGCAGCATCtcctctgacttcactcagacAGTACCCTCCAAGAAGCATAAAAAGGGAGGAGAAGTTTACAAGGGGTCAGGCTCAGTCTCCAACGCCACCAAAGCCTCCATCCCCGAGCTTCAAATTAGGACTGTCCAACTCCCCCGCCCTGCCAGGGGCAGCAGGTCATTTGAAGATGGAGGACTTGTTTGAAAACAGGCTGTCTGGCTTGCTAATAGGATCGTCAAAAGAAAGGagcttgagtgcagaggcaggcgCAAGCACGATTTCCACAGCGACACCTGGAGAGCCCCTGGTGCCAACTTCCTGTGCCATGTCTGCAACCTACGAGCATGCCCCTTCTCCAGCATGTTCCCCCGAGGACCCCAACGTGCTGGAGAAGCCGAGAAAGCCCC GTGTGGATAGACTTTCCTCTGCACTCATGACCACCGTGAGCAAGTCAGTGCAGGTGAATGGCACTGCCACGGAACTGCAGAAGCCCAGCTGCACTGAGATCTGCCAGAGGACAAGCAGAGAGCCTTCGTCTCCATTGCCAGACCCTAAAGAGCAGAAGCCCCCCTCTGCTGGCTGTGGGAAGGAGGAGAAGCTCACCGAAACAGAGCTCCCTGCCTCCAAATCTCACCCAGGACCCCTTAGAGACCAGAGGAGGCCACTGGGGCGCCAGCCCTCTCCCCTTGCTGCAGGGAAGCATTCGCACTGA